From Pulveribacter suum, a single genomic window includes:
- the ruvA gene encoding Holliday junction branch migration protein RuvA, with protein sequence MIGKLTGTLLEKNPPEVLLDCHGVGYEVQVPMSTFYNLPALGQQVSLLTQFIVREDAQLLYGFATLPERQAFRELIKVAGVGPRTALSILSGMGVQDLAQAVSLQEGARLVKVPGIGKKTAERLLLELKGKLGADIGARAHAATDAQADILQALQALGYNDKEAAAALKALPPEVGVSEGIKLALKALAR encoded by the coding sequence ATGATAGGCAAATTGACCGGCACGCTGCTGGAGAAGAACCCCCCCGAGGTGCTGCTGGACTGCCACGGCGTGGGCTACGAGGTGCAGGTGCCCATGAGCACGTTCTACAACCTGCCGGCCTTGGGCCAGCAGGTCAGCCTGCTGACGCAGTTCATCGTGCGCGAGGATGCGCAGCTGCTCTACGGCTTTGCCACGCTGCCCGAGCGCCAGGCCTTTCGCGAACTGATCAAGGTCGCCGGCGTGGGGCCGCGCACGGCGCTGTCCATCCTCTCGGGCATGGGCGTGCAGGACCTGGCGCAGGCCGTCTCCCTGCAAGAGGGCGCGCGCCTGGTCAAGGTGCCGGGCATCGGCAAGAAAACGGCCGAGCGGCTGCTGCTGGAGCTCAAGGGCAAGCTGGGCGCTGACATCGGCGCGCGTGCCCACGCCGCTACCGACGCCCAGGCCGACATCCTGCAGGCGCTGCAGGCGCTGGGCTACAACGACAAGGAAGCGGCCGCCGCGCTGAAGGCGCTGCCGCCCGAGGTGGGCGTGAGCGAGGGCATCAAGCTGGCGCTCAAGGCCCTGGCCCGCTGA
- a CDS encoding PhoH family protein, with translation MILRHTFTPHNNTRLAHLCGPADAHLRTIEAALQVKIAHRHEQFKVDGAKARATQALELLQALYEMAERPIRDEQIQLMLAGDAELQGAGTDAPALATRRADLRARTTGQGQYLANIATHDITFGIGPAGTGKTYLAVASAVDALERSSVQRIVLTRPAVEAGERLGFLPGDLTQKVDPYLRPLYDALYDLMGYEKVQKAFERNALEIAPLAFMRGRTLNNAFIILDEAQNTTPEQMKMFLTRIGFASRAVVTGDVSQIDLPKGSLSGLIDAERVLKRVQGISFNRFTSADVVRHPLVARIVDAYDARQGRHGD, from the coding sequence GTGATCCTGCGCCACACCTTCACACCCCACAACAACACGCGGCTGGCCCATCTGTGCGGCCCGGCGGACGCGCACCTGCGCACCATCGAGGCGGCGCTGCAGGTCAAGATCGCCCACCGCCACGAGCAGTTCAAGGTGGACGGCGCCAAGGCCCGGGCCACGCAGGCGCTGGAGCTGCTGCAGGCGCTGTACGAGATGGCCGAGCGGCCTATTCGCGACGAGCAGATCCAGCTGATGCTGGCCGGCGATGCCGAGCTGCAGGGCGCGGGCACCGACGCCCCCGCGCTTGCTACCCGCCGCGCCGACCTGCGCGCGCGCACCACCGGCCAGGGCCAGTACCTGGCCAACATCGCCACGCACGACATCACCTTCGGCATCGGACCCGCCGGCACCGGCAAGACCTACCTGGCCGTGGCCAGCGCCGTGGACGCGCTGGAGAGGAGCAGCGTGCAGCGCATCGTGCTGACCCGCCCGGCGGTGGAGGCCGGCGAGCGCCTGGGGTTTTTGCCCGGCGACCTGACGCAGAAGGTGGACCCCTACCTGCGCCCGCTGTACGACGCGCTGTACGACCTGATGGGCTACGAGAAGGTGCAAAAGGCCTTCGAGCGCAACGCGCTGGAGATCGCGCCGCTGGCCTTCATGCGCGGGCGCACGCTGAACAACGCCTTCATCATCCTGGACGAGGCGCAAAACACCACGCCCGAGCAGATGAAGATGTTCCTCACCCGCATCGGCTTCGCCTCGCGCGCCGTGGTGACCGGCGACGTCAGCCAGATCGACCTGCCCAAGGGCTCCTTGAGCGGGCTGATCGACGCCGAGCGCGTCTTGAAACGGGTGCAGGGGATTTCCTTCAACCGCTTCACCAGCGCCGACGTGGTGCGCCACCCGCTGGTGGCGCGCATCGTGGACGCCTATGACGCGCGCCAGGGGCGGCACGGCGACTGA
- the ybeY gene encoding rRNA maturation RNase YbeY, with protein MALNHLSLSLQFAPGPETAAHRTALPRHRVARWIRHALAVDAEITVRIVGSEEGQRLNREFRRKDYATNVLTFDYQQQPLAIADLVLCAPVVEREAREQNKTLEEHYAHLLVHGALHAQGWDHETSEDDAREMEAYETAILQELGFADPYGG; from the coding sequence ATGGCGCTGAACCACCTGAGCCTGTCCCTGCAATTCGCGCCGGGCCCCGAGACCGCCGCCCACCGCACCGCCCTGCCCCGCCACCGGGTGGCGCGCTGGATCCGCCACGCCCTCGCCGTGGACGCCGAGATCACCGTGCGCATCGTCGGCAGCGAAGAAGGCCAGCGCCTGAACCGCGAATTCCGCCGCAAGGACTACGCCACCAACGTGCTGACCTTCGACTACCAGCAGCAGCCCCTGGCCATTGCCGACCTGGTGCTGTGCGCGCCGGTGGTCGAGCGCGAGGCGCGCGAGCAGAACAAGACGCTCGAGGAGCACTACGCCCACCTGCTGGTACACGGCGCGCTGCACGCCCAGGGCTGGGACCACGAGACCAGCGAGGACGACGCCCGCGAGATGGAAGCCTACGAGACGGCCATCCTGCAGGAGCTGGGCTTTGCCGACCCCTACGGCGGCTGA